In Mesorhizobium sp. 113-3-3, a genomic segment contains:
- the lptE gene encoding LPS assembly lipoprotein LptE codes for MSLPDREKTELSRLLRRVALAGLVGSLALVSACTVRPLYSNAPLSTGVSANAELASIAIKPVKTRYAQQVRNNLIFGFGRGAGEPASPLYSLDLSVTEAVESSALVQVGTDEDEPTAGSVTLTANYTLTDAKTGAVITVGKRSITSSFDRPRQEFASYRAQIDAENRAARELAEALQLSIAQDMVRHGKKAG; via the coding sequence ATGTCGTTGCCTGATCGGGAAAAGACGGAGCTGAGCCGTCTGCTGCGCCGCGTCGCGCTTGCCGGCCTTGTCGGCTCGCTGGCGCTGGTTTCGGCCTGCACGGTGCGGCCGCTCTATTCCAACGCGCCGTTGTCGACGGGAGTGAGCGCCAATGCCGAACTGGCGTCGATCGCCATCAAGCCGGTCAAGACGCGTTACGCCCAGCAGGTGCGCAACAATCTGATCTTCGGCTTCGGGCGTGGCGCCGGCGAACCGGCGTCGCCGCTTTATTCGCTGGATCTCAGCGTGACCGAAGCTGTTGAATCCTCGGCCCTCGTGCAGGTCGGCACCGATGAGGACGAGCCGACCGCCGGCTCGGTGACGCTCACCGCCAATTATACGCTGACCGATGCGAAAACCGGCGCCGTCATCACAGTCGGCAAGCGTTCTATCACCTCGTCCTTCGACAGGCCGCGCCAGGAATTTGCCTCGTATCGCGCGCAGATCGACGCCGAGAACCGCGCCGCGCGCGAATTGGCGGAGGCGCTGCAGCTGTCCATCGCCCAAGATATGGTCCGGCACGGCAAGAAGGCTGGCTAG